A stretch of the Thiomicrorhabdus indica genome encodes the following:
- a CDS encoding HAMP domain-containing protein, with protein MIPSHSSIWSRTKVSTLSNLLLVMMLITGIFFTSAFAYLGNAIDDISELWQTVQSQSIANQMVSQALSKEIQTLQQTNIVLLGFVPIAAGFFFILMYATLIHKIVRPLKGLEQGIVDITSRNDFHLRIEQKHHDEIGIVIQRFNVLVDSLEKNFDSFSHALEKVSNGDFSQRCRLEARGDLEKIKDRLNSTFDSVEVTMTSLQDVAHGIANGDFSVRVDERVKGTIRDKVDHAMNCMSTIIDEISQLMQQLNQGDFSGQIQCEAYGQMADLKQHINESIAHIAMAIHSFSEVVAAQASGDLTKELPKERFKGQLLDLSDAINYSIFKLTKSLKWSLILQNPLTFHLTK; from the coding sequence ATGATACCTTCCCATTCGTCCATCTGGAGTCGAACTAAAGTCTCGACTCTAAGCAATTTACTGCTAGTTATGATGTTGATTACAGGCATTTTCTTTACCAGTGCTTTTGCCTATCTTGGAAACGCTATTGATGACATTTCCGAGCTATGGCAAACAGTCCAAAGCCAATCTATAGCGAATCAAATGGTTAGCCAAGCTCTAAGCAAAGAAATACAGACCTTACAACAAACCAATATAGTGCTCTTAGGATTTGTACCCATTGCCGCTGGTTTTTTCTTTATTCTTATGTATGCCACACTGATTCATAAAATAGTTAGGCCACTGAAAGGTTTAGAGCAAGGCATTGTTGACATAACCAGCCGTAATGATTTTCACTTGCGAATTGAACAAAAGCACCACGATGAGATTGGCATTGTCATTCAGCGCTTTAATGTGCTCGTTGATTCCTTAGAAAAAAATTTCGACTCTTTTAGCCATGCCTTAGAAAAAGTCAGTAACGGTGATTTTTCACAGCGCTGTCGACTTGAAGCCAGAGGCGACTTGGAAAAGATAAAAGACCGCCTTAATTCAACCTTTGATAGCGTCGAAGTAACTATGACCTCTCTGCAAGACGTTGCGCATGGCATTGCCAATGGAGACTTTAGTGTTCGAGTCGATGAAAGAGTTAAAGGAACGATCCGAGATAAAGTCGATCATGCAATGAATTGTATGTCGACGATCATCGATGAAATCAGTCAATTAATGCAACAGTTAAACCAAGGGGATTTCAGTGGTCAAATCCAGTGCGAAGCCTATGGACAGATGGCTGATTTAAAGCAACATATCAATGAATCTATCGCACACATTGCTATGGCCATACACTCTTTTAGTGAAGTCGTCGCAGCACAAGCTTCGGGAGACCTAACCAAAGAATTACCCAAAGAACGCTTCAAAGGCCAACTGCTCGATTTATCAGACGCAATCAATTATTCCATTTTCAAATTAACGAAGTCGTTGAAATGGTCATTGATACTTCAGAATCCGTTAACCTTTCATCTGACAA
- a CDS encoding cyclic nucleotide-binding domain-containing protein, protein MLESIQATFWLAFWIGIISAISLPLGALTIRFWQPSSRIIALLMAFGAGALLFALTVDLFAPAIANALYWQVSLGAVIGSLVYLYLNQHLNSWGGFLRKTGTTLQFMQQKQKRQKLAFLTSINRLSFLKKLPEEDKQKLLSFIEIEEFSAKTVLYQQGDLHDAFYLIHSGTIRLQDPQRQLKTFIELEASDVFGRMAFFTRMPNATQAVVGENAEVWKISREAFNQFLESSPAALKAFREYYQEPQPDYIDALPQATDCNSEMMHYLCQRHNMSIDVADHHLNKVQNHIQQYHQLGRIVRKGPTNTLNVEFFQSALLKSESESQLFTLFEELSPKEKQAIVSQFDYRLRKQGECLYKNHSMGDYWFLLDYGEVELFFPQEKLAEPAYLGSGRFFSSRAFLLGGIRLSTAIAKTDVGYWQISRDDFECLMVQYPKISEGLKRYLQAQEVRDYLLKDKKVSEIEATHWHKQAVKSLEAHKLPDLMGLNAPPKHHVAPYLAIWLGIFLDGIPESLTIGAHITSHGVLSLSLIAGLFLSNYPEALSSSASMRAQGYSHRRIFIAWFSLTLLTGLGAAFGSVFFSGSSESDIAIVSGIAAGAMLTVIAETMLPESFAKAGSIVGFVTLLGFLTALMFKAINP, encoded by the coding sequence ATGTTGGAATCGATACAGGCAACTTTCTGGCTAGCGTTTTGGATTGGTATTATCAGCGCCATTTCACTGCCGCTTGGGGCTTTGACTATTCGTTTTTGGCAACCGTCCTCACGAATCATCGCGTTATTAATGGCGTTTGGTGCAGGGGCGCTATTGTTTGCATTGACAGTCGATTTATTTGCTCCTGCGATTGCCAATGCGCTTTATTGGCAGGTTAGCTTAGGGGCGGTTATAGGTAGTCTTGTATATTTGTATTTAAACCAGCACTTAAATAGTTGGGGAGGCTTTTTGCGTAAAACGGGCACGACCCTCCAGTTTATGCAGCAAAAGCAGAAGCGCCAAAAGTTAGCGTTTTTAACCTCTATTAATCGTCTATCCTTTTTAAAAAAACTACCCGAAGAGGATAAGCAAAAGCTGCTGTCTTTTATTGAAATCGAAGAGTTTTCTGCTAAAACGGTTTTGTATCAACAAGGTGATTTACATGATGCGTTCTATTTGATTCATTCAGGAACGATTCGTCTTCAAGATCCACAACGTCAGTTAAAAACGTTTATTGAGTTGGAAGCCTCCGATGTCTTCGGGCGCATGGCATTTTTTACACGAATGCCGAATGCTACGCAAGCAGTCGTCGGAGAAAATGCTGAAGTTTGGAAGATTTCTAGAGAAGCATTTAATCAGTTTTTAGAGAGTTCACCGGCGGCTTTAAAGGCTTTTAGAGAGTATTATCAAGAACCACAGCCTGATTATATCGATGCACTTCCACAAGCTACCGATTGTAATTCAGAAATGATGCATTACCTTTGCCAACGGCACAATATGTCAATTGATGTTGCAGACCATCATTTAAATAAGGTTCAAAACCATATTCAGCAATATCATCAGCTTGGTCGAATCGTGCGAAAAGGGCCAACAAATACTCTGAATGTTGAGTTTTTTCAGTCTGCGTTGCTGAAAAGTGAATCTGAATCACAGCTTTTTACGCTGTTTGAGGAATTAAGTCCAAAAGAAAAACAAGCGATTGTGAGTCAGTTTGATTATCGTTTACGTAAACAAGGCGAATGTTTGTATAAAAATCATAGTATGGGCGATTACTGGTTTTTGTTAGATTATGGAGAAGTTGAGTTATTTTTTCCTCAGGAAAAACTTGCTGAACCCGCGTACTTAGGCTCGGGTCGTTTCTTTAGTAGCCGAGCGTTTTTGCTTGGAGGCATTCGATTGAGCACCGCGATTGCTAAAACAGATGTCGGTTATTGGCAGATTTCTCGCGATGATTTTGAATGTTTAATGGTGCAGTATCCAAAAATTTCAGAGGGTTTAAAGCGTTATTTACAAGCGCAAGAAGTCAGAGATTATCTGTTAAAAGATAAAAAGGTCTCAGAGATTGAAGCGACTCATTGGCACAAACAGGCGGTGAAGTCATTAGAGGCTCATAAGTTGCCTGACTTAATGGGTTTGAATGCGCCACCAAAACATCATGTTGCGCCGTATTTAGCGATTTGGTTAGGTATTTTTCTGGACGGGATTCCTGAGTCCTTGACGATTGGTGCGCATATCACTAGTCATGGAGTTTTGAGTTTAAGTTTGATTGCGGGATTATTTCTATCAAACTATCCAGAAGCCTTATCAAGCTCTGCGAGTATGCGTGCACAAGGGTATTCACATCGGCGTATTTTTATCGCTTGGTTTTCGTTAACGCTATTAACGGGTTTGGGCGCCGCGTTTGGAAGTGTGTTTTTTAGTGGTTCAAGTGAATCGGACATCGCTATAGTAAGTGGAATAGCCGCAGGTGCCATGTTGACTGTGATTGCTGAAACGATGTTGCCAGAGTCTTTTGCAAAGGCGGGGTCAATTGTCGGTTTTGTAACCTTATTGGGTTTTTTAACCGCTTTGATGTTTAAGGCGATAAACCCATAA